Proteins from a genomic interval of Phaeobacter gallaeciensis DSM 26640:
- a CDS encoding acyl-CoA dehydrogenase: MAYEAPIRDMMFNLDHLSQWPQVSALEKYGEIDRTDARAALEELGRFCTDLIAPLSAVGDTTGARLDGDKVVLPEAFAAAYAQFVDMGWQSLAHPADHGGMGLPRVVGAAATEILNAADMSFGLCPLLTDGAIDALQLSGSEAQKELYLRPLVSGRWTGTMNLTEPQAGSDLGRVRCKAEPRADGSYGVSGTKIFITYGAHELSENIIHLVLARTPGAPEGHRGLSLFLVPKFLVDQEGTPGDRNSVDCVSIEHKLGVRASPTAVLEYADATGYLIGEENRGLEYMFTMMNAARFAVGVQGVAVSERAYQHALSYAKERVQGQAIGLDPDKTTAIIGHPDVRRMVLRMRALVEGGRSLSMAAAGWLDLSQNGDDDIRAETAPVAEFLVPLVKGFCSERAVEVASLGVQIHGGMGFIEETGVAQFYRDARILPIYEGTTAIQANDLLGRKVLRDAGQTARRFSAMIADTEAALQTGSAKLQDIAVRLGEARRAFDASLAWLLETAPNEPRAAFGGSVPFLNLTGTLAAGWQLARAARAAEAEQQRGNETEFMAQKITTAQIFAHHVLVECESDRARIMTGATSLLDEASQL; the protein is encoded by the coding sequence ATGGCTTATGAAGCTCCGATCCGTGACATGATGTTTAATCTCGACCATCTTTCGCAATGGCCGCAGGTCAGCGCCCTTGAGAAATACGGTGAGATTGATCGCACCGATGCCCGGGCCGCGCTGGAGGAATTGGGCCGGTTTTGCACTGATCTGATCGCGCCGCTGTCGGCTGTCGGCGACACCACGGGGGCACGGCTGGATGGAGATAAGGTCGTTCTGCCAGAGGCCTTTGCGGCTGCCTACGCACAGTTCGTTGACATGGGATGGCAAAGCCTGGCTCACCCGGCCGATCATGGTGGAATGGGGCTGCCCCGCGTGGTCGGCGCGGCAGCCACCGAAATTCTGAACGCGGCAGACATGAGCTTTGGCCTCTGCCCGCTTCTTACAGATGGTGCCATTGACGCGCTGCAATTGTCGGGAAGCGAGGCGCAGAAAGAGCTCTATCTGCGCCCGCTGGTCTCCGGCCGTTGGACCGGAACTATGAACCTGACAGAGCCACAAGCCGGCAGCGATCTGGGGCGTGTGCGTTGCAAGGCAGAGCCGCGCGCGGATGGCAGCTACGGGGTCAGCGGCACCAAGATTTTTATCACCTATGGCGCGCATGAGCTATCGGAGAATATTATTCATTTGGTTCTGGCCCGGACGCCGGGCGCGCCGGAGGGCCACCGGGGGCTAAGCCTGTTTCTGGTGCCCAAGTTCCTCGTTGATCAGGAGGGCACACCCGGCGACCGCAACAGCGTCGATTGCGTCAGTATTGAACACAAGCTGGGAGTACGGGCGAGTCCCACGGCTGTTTTGGAGTATGCCGATGCCACCGGCTATCTGATCGGGGAGGAGAACCGCGGTCTTGAATACATGTTCACCATGATGAACGCCGCGCGGTTTGCGGTTGGGGTACAGGGCGTCGCTGTTTCTGAACGCGCCTATCAACATGCGCTGTCCTACGCCAAGGAACGGGTACAGGGCCAGGCGATTGGGCTGGACCCTGACAAGACAACGGCGATCATTGGTCATCCCGATGTGCGCCGGATGGTTCTGCGTATGCGAGCACTGGTCGAAGGGGGGCGCTCTCTGAGTATGGCTGCGGCGGGTTGGCTGGATTTGTCCCAAAACGGCGATGATGACATCCGCGCCGAGACCGCGCCGGTGGCTGAATTTCTGGTTCCCTTGGTCAAGGGGTTCTGTTCGGAGCGGGCGGTTGAGGTAGCATCACTCGGGGTGCAGATCCACGGCGGCATGGGGTTCATCGAAGAAACCGGTGTGGCGCAGTTTTACCGGGATGCGCGCATTCTGCCGATCTATGAAGGCACCACCGCCATTCAGGCCAACGACCTGCTTGGGCGCAAGGTTTTGCGAGATGCCGGTCAAACGGCGCGCCGGTTCTCCGCTATGATTGCAGACACCGAGGCTGCGTTACAAACAGGGAGCGCCAAACTGCAGGATATCGCGGTACGTCTTGGCGAGGCCAGGCGGGCGTTTGATGCCAGCCTGGCCTGGCTGCTGGAAACCGCCCCCAATGAACCCAGAGCCGCATTTGGGGGCAGTGTGCCCTTCCTCAACCTCACCGGTACGCTTGCTGCCGGCTGGCAGCTGGCGCGCGCCGCGCGCGCTGCTGAGGCGGAACAGCAAAGGGGGAACGAGACCGAATTCATGGCGCAAAAAATCACCACCGCGCAGATATTTGCGCATCATGTTCTGGTCGAATGCGAGAGTGATCGTGCGCGCATCATGACGGGCGCAACCAGCCTTCTTGATGAAGCCAGCCAGCTCTGA
- the pdxR gene encoding MocR-like pyridoxine biosynthesis transcription factor PdxR, producing the protein MTKARTGAALLSLSLDRDGADTLQVQLLTQLRRLILDRMIAPGSKLPSSRTLAEELSVSRVTVSAVIDQLISEGYLEGRARSGVYVEAELPDQVPEMQSGAAPHVDQVRSDIIPERAAPSAPLQPFDTSSPELTLFPYRQWARHHDQTWRRPDAALLSRIDPFGWPPLREAIADHLREWRGLPCTAEQVFITSGVVEAIGLIAGATLSEGDEVLIEEPGYAVLNRAVHHNRLVSVPSPVDQQGLDIKTALQTTPRAKAAIVTPSRHYPLGVTMPLSRRLELIEWAVARNAYVIEDDFDSEYRFQGKPLPAMMSLSNQDRVIYVGSFSKVIFSALRLGFVVFPKSMLPKVRSALPQLDQQASLMLQPVLARFMQSGDFAIHIRRMRRLYAKRQAAVLTAIKLHAADLLIVDPVPAGMHLVASLTPDLQSRMSDTEAVERAKSAGVTVQPLSSFFAGPPVSRGLVMGFAGFSEEHLEKGVRALAAALRA; encoded by the coding sequence ATGACTAAAGCCAGAACGGGGGCGGCACTGCTGTCCCTCTCCCTTGATCGCGATGGTGCAGACACGCTTCAGGTGCAGCTTCTTACGCAGCTGAGGCGGTTGATTCTGGACAGAATGATAGCTCCGGGATCAAAACTCCCCTCCAGTCGAACGCTGGCCGAGGAGTTGTCGGTCTCTCGGGTGACGGTCTCTGCGGTCATCGATCAGTTGATCAGCGAAGGGTATCTGGAGGGGCGCGCACGGTCGGGCGTCTATGTCGAAGCAGAATTGCCGGATCAGGTGCCAGAGATGCAGTCCGGCGCTGCGCCCCATGTGGATCAGGTCAGGTCCGATATCATACCAGAAAGGGCGGCCCCTTCCGCGCCCTTGCAGCCATTTGATACCTCCTCACCCGAACTAACACTGTTCCCGTACCGGCAATGGGCGCGTCATCATGATCAGACCTGGCGAAGGCCGGATGCGGCGCTGCTGTCGCGTATCGATCCATTTGGCTGGCCGCCTCTGCGGGAAGCTATTGCGGATCATTTGCGCGAATGGCGTGGATTGCCCTGCACGGCAGAGCAGGTTTTCATCACATCAGGTGTTGTCGAAGCCATCGGTCTGATTGCCGGTGCAACGCTCAGCGAAGGAGACGAGGTGTTGATCGAGGAGCCGGGATACGCCGTCCTGAACCGGGCTGTGCACCACAACCGGCTTGTCTCTGTTCCGTCGCCGGTCGACCAACAGGGACTCGATATCAAGACGGCGCTTCAAACGACCCCTCGGGCGAAGGCGGCGATCGTGACCCCATCGCGCCACTATCCGCTCGGCGTCACAATGCCACTGTCCCGTCGGCTTGAGCTGATCGAATGGGCCGTCGCCCGCAACGCCTATGTGATCGAAGACGACTTCGACAGTGAATACCGGTTCCAAGGTAAACCGCTTCCCGCCATGATGAGCCTCAGCAATCAGGATCGGGTGATTTACGTCGGCAGCTTCTCTAAAGTGATTTTTTCCGCATTGAGGCTAGGGTTTGTGGTTTTCCCGAAGTCAATGTTGCCCAAGGTGAGGTCGGCATTGCCCCAGTTAGATCAGCAGGCATCGCTGATGCTGCAGCCGGTCCTGGCACGGTTCATGCAAAGCGGTGACTTCGCCATACACATCCGACGCATGCGGCGCCTATATGCCAAACGGCAGGCGGCAGTTTTGACGGCAATCAAGCTGCATGCCGCGGATCTTTTGATTGTCGATCCCGTGCCTGCCGGAATGCATCTGGTCGCTAGTTTGACGCCAGATCTACAGAGCCGCATGAGCGATACTGAAGCGGTAGAACGGGCTAAATCCGCCGGGGTTACCGTGCAGCCTTTGTCGTCCTTTTTCGCAGGCCCACCTGTGAGCCGAGGGCTTGTCATGGGGTTCGCGGGATTTTCGGAGGAGCACCTAGAGAAAGGTGTCCGAGCTCTCGCGGCAGCGTTGAGAGCCTGA
- the dmdD gene encoding methylthioacryloyl-CoA hydratase (part of the dimethylsulfoniopropionate catabolism pathway), whose protein sequence is MLAKDSFSSYQNLAIDVRDNGVCVVSLDRPSKRNALDTATIEELVQFFSNAHRKGVKAVVLAGKGDHFCAGLDLVEHWKEDRSPDEFMHVCLRWHEAFNKMEYGGVPVIAALQGAVVGGGLELASAAHIRVMDHTTYFALPEGQRGIFTGGGATIRVSDLIGKSRMIDMILMGRVYQGQEAVDLGLAQYITDGSSFDKALELADRAAENLPLTNYAICSAISHLNNMSGMDAAYAEAVVAGVVNTQPAARARLEAFANKTAARVRPND, encoded by the coding sequence ATGTTGGCAAAAGACAGTTTCAGCTCATATCAGAACCTTGCAATCGACGTGCGCGACAACGGCGTCTGCGTCGTAAGCCTTGATCGCCCTAGCAAGCGCAACGCGCTGGATACCGCCACGATCGAGGAACTGGTTCAGTTCTTCAGCAATGCTCATCGCAAGGGGGTAAAGGCGGTGGTCCTCGCCGGGAAGGGCGACCATTTCTGCGCCGGTCTGGATCTGGTTGAGCATTGGAAAGAAGACCGAAGCCCAGATGAATTCATGCATGTCTGCCTGCGCTGGCATGAGGCGTTCAACAAGATGGAATATGGCGGTGTACCGGTGATCGCAGCACTGCAGGGCGCGGTGGTTGGGGGCGGTCTGGAGCTTGCCAGCGCCGCCCATATTCGTGTGATGGATCACACCACATATTTTGCTTTGCCAGAGGGGCAACGTGGGATTTTCACTGGGGGTGGCGCAACTATTCGGGTGTCTGATTTGATCGGCAAATCCCGTATGATCGACATGATCCTGATGGGGCGTGTCTATCAGGGGCAGGAGGCAGTTGATCTGGGATTGGCGCAGTACATCACTGATGGTTCCAGCTTTGACAAGGCGCTTGAGCTTGCTGATCGGGCAGCCGAAAACCTGCCGCTCACCAATTATGCCATCTGCTCTGCGATCAGCCATCTCAACAATATGTCCGGCATGGACGCGGCTTACGCCGAAGCTGTTGTTGCAGGCGTGGTGAACACACAACCGGCCGCCCGTGCACGGCTTGAGGCTTTCGCCAATAAAACCGCGGCTCGGGTGCGCCCGAACGACTAG